A window of the Aliivibrio salmonicida LFI1238 genome harbors these coding sequences:
- a CDS encoding TolC family protein, translated as MTKTNRSRAFFLVGLFAAWQPMSHASELSALINEALKNNYQILNSKYEVESSEFDQSISGAFFFPTINANANTTWNDSEVDSSTPSNNEYNSYGYRVSVSQTILDMSKIRSYQESGIDLQINKLKHDKIVNDIIIQVVENYFSYLKYHSQKKATDAQFRSSEARLKQISRNNELGNLPKTDVYETQAQKESTYKQLADIRKRINLALVQLQSTTQAPIRPSYDVKLNNQYAEIDYYEKSTLEKNLIGSNYDIAIAKSNLDKSKRSLTQSRSDFYPTLSASANYEYTDSNFDSSRTDDATYALTVDIPIVNGGSDYYDYQKSKTKINQFSSQYDQAVNDNRVNFEELIYNINTNVESLAILKSIIKSNYLVYKGNQSAFKLGTKTLTDLLNSESDLYDNIREYHTNQYDYIINMTKLYALFGAVDLVSIEEISNRMEPISDTFDISILERFTSEGVK; from the coding sequence ATGACAAAAACAAACCGCTCTCGTGCTTTTTTTCTGGTCGGCCTATTTGCGGCATGGCAACCAATGAGTCACGCCAGTGAATTATCTGCCTTGATAAATGAAGCACTCAAAAATAACTATCAAATCCTAAACTCTAAATACGAAGTCGAGTCTTCAGAGTTTGATCAAAGTATCAGTGGTGCCTTTTTTTTCCCTACGATTAATGCCAATGCAAATACGACATGGAATGATTCAGAAGTCGATTCAAGTACTCCATCAAACAATGAATACAACAGCTACGGCTATCGCGTTTCGGTATCTCAAACCATCTTAGATATGTCGAAAATTCGCTCTTATCAAGAAAGTGGCATTGATTTACAAATCAACAAACTAAAACACGATAAAATCGTAAACGACATCATTATTCAGGTGGTAGAAAACTACTTCTCATATCTGAAATATCACTCTCAGAAAAAAGCGACCGATGCACAATTTCGCTCATCAGAAGCACGATTAAAGCAAATAAGTCGTAATAATGAATTGGGTAATTTACCTAAAACAGACGTCTACGAAACCCAAGCTCAGAAAGAATCAACCTATAAGCAATTGGCCGACATTCGTAAACGTATTAATCTCGCGTTAGTTCAATTGCAATCTACCACTCAAGCGCCTATTCGACCGTCTTATGATGTGAAACTCAATAATCAATACGCTGAAATTGATTATTATGAAAAAAGCACTCTTGAGAAAAATCTCATTGGCAGTAATTATGATATTGCGATTGCAAAATCCAACTTAGATAAATCGAAACGATCTCTCACTCAATCTCGTTCTGATTTCTATCCGACCCTATCTGCATCCGCTAATTATGAATACACCGACAGTAATTTTGATAGCTCAAGAACCGATGACGCGACTTACGCCCTCACCGTCGACATCCCTATTGTTAACGGAGGCTCTGATTATTACGATTATCAAAAAAGTAAAACGAAAATCAATCAATTCTCATCTCAATATGATCAAGCAGTAAATGACAATCGAGTTAATTTCGAAGAACTTATCTACAATATCAATACCAATGTAGAATCGTTAGCTATTTTAAAATCCATTATAAAATCCAATTACCTTGTCTATAAAGGTAATCAAAGCGCGTTTAAATTAGGCACAAAAACACTCACGGATTTACTCAATTCAGAATCGGATTTATACGACAACATCCGTGAATATCATACCAATCAATACGATTACATCATTAATATGACCAAGCTCTACGCTCTATTTGGAGCGGTAGATTTAGTATCGATTGAAGAGATATCGAATCGAATGGAACCCATTAGTGACACCTTTGACATCTCGATTTTAGAACGCTTTACATCAGAAGGAGTTAAATGA
- a CDS encoding ABC transporter transmembrane domain-containing protein: MMNKLHYLPRLGFFDAFFLFASSLTTTLLGLVLPFSILIIFDRILPNNSSSSLYFIFAIILIAIFLDYKVKNLEEAMVSRIGNRFEKKITNQLFHAICHSNLSLFTRLETGEYLERLTTIPGLKSFFSGDLIRSAINAFTCLITLLVISLINPGAGVILTLSSLFLLLISLHLSKTKIALMEKKSDIEGITNSKVIEIISYPLDIKSRSMEYRLENLMETMVNEREHHTTEFEKQESRFNLTLNLIQQLAVTFTVVSSAMAVINLDISQGVMAAIILLTNRYFAPYQQTMRTISQWRVNKSYIQRLNDILSMEESQQRTTAPQPTPRVLSYHGSKDYHFTAEKISIVSGPSGSGKSSIVKAFTNKPLAQEYRLSINGLNADNYYQSETISNVVLVDKHSTFVDGTIIDNITCFRPQLHKAAYSLCEALSIKSDIDDLKLGFYTDITTTGIKPFSRKVHFALLIVRALLSNKKVILIDDFDLVFDDDFSLNLLSCLRPRIQSYLFVIVSNKIKDTDIKIQHTPINEVA; encoded by the coding sequence ATGATGAATAAACTCCATTATTTACCGAGATTAGGGTTCTTTGATGCTTTCTTTTTGTTTGCATCAAGCCTAACAACAACCTTGCTCGGCTTAGTCTTACCCTTTTCCATTTTAATTATTTTTGACCGCATATTGCCGAATAATTCAAGCTCTTCACTCTATTTCATTTTTGCCATCATCTTGATCGCGATCTTCTTAGATTACAAAGTAAAAAACCTAGAAGAAGCCATGGTATCTCGTATTGGGAATCGCTTTGAAAAGAAAATCACCAATCAATTATTTCACGCAATTTGTCACTCTAATCTCTCTTTGTTTACACGATTAGAAACTGGAGAGTACCTAGAGCGACTGACCACAATTCCCGGGCTAAAATCCTTTTTCAGTGGCGATCTTATTCGATCTGCCATCAATGCCTTTACCTGCTTAATCACTCTTCTGGTGATCAGTCTGATTAACCCTGGTGCAGGGGTTATTTTAACTCTGTCTTCCTTGTTTTTGTTACTGATCTCTTTACATTTATCCAAAACAAAAATCGCATTAATGGAGAAAAAATCAGACATTGAAGGCATTACCAATTCAAAAGTGATTGAGATTATTTCTTATCCTTTAGATATAAAAAGCCGCTCAATGGAATACCGCTTAGAAAACTTAATGGAAACGATGGTTAATGAGCGTGAACATCACACCACTGAATTTGAGAAACAAGAATCTCGCTTCAATCTAACTCTAAATTTAATTCAACAATTAGCCGTCACTTTTACTGTGGTAAGCAGTGCGATGGCGGTGATTAATTTGGATATCAGCCAAGGGGTCATGGCGGCAATCATTCTATTAACTAACCGTTATTTTGCCCCATACCAGCAAACAATGAGAACCATTAGTCAGTGGCGTGTAAATAAAAGTTATATCCAACGTCTGAATGACATTTTATCAATGGAAGAATCTCAACAAAGAACGACGGCACCTCAACCAACTCCAAGAGTATTGAGTTATCACGGCAGTAAAGACTATCATTTTACGGCAGAAAAAATATCCATCGTCTCTGGCCCTTCTGGTTCAGGGAAGTCGTCCATTGTAAAAGCCTTTACCAATAAGCCATTAGCACAAGAGTACCGCTTATCCATCAATGGATTAAATGCAGATAACTATTATCAATCAGAGACCATTAGCAACGTGGTATTGGTCGATAAACACAGCACTTTTGTGGATGGAACCATTATTGATAACATCACCTGCTTTCGACCTCAATTACACAAAGCGGCGTATTCCCTGTGTGAAGCATTATCGATAAAGAGCGACATTGATGATCTCAAACTCGGTTTTTATACCGACATTACCACCACGGGTATCAAGCCTTTTTCTCGTAAAGTACATTTTGCATTATTAATTGTACGAGCATTATTAAGTAATAAAAAAGTCATTCTCATTGACGATTTTGATTTGGTTTTTGATGACGATTTCAGCCTTAACTTACTCTCTTGCCTTCGTCCGCGCATTCAGTCTTATTTGTTTGTCATTGTCAGCAATAAGATTAAAGACACCGACATTAAGATCCAACACACACCAATTAATGAGGTGGCTTAG
- a CDS encoding ATP-binding cassette domain-containing protein — MDTLIAFDEIQERLHHFKNGHLQTRYSENPLLLGLAYTLVTLEWEGTPDILSDAFLSDSEHALSFNKTLTRLDYQCIESDITHADQFLELDCPSFISLQDQNYILLNFDDDILYLYDYENDITIESEAKGKISAKVCSISKYSRLFREPPPESQDKRNWIKHVFYHYNNEFKSLALLSLLISLLGTLQPFFIMGVYTFALTAGSTSTLYWLASGAVVIAGMEYLFKKQRMTILNTSGQELARYISYQVISKLLWLPYALTSNAATSSQLARLKDIDQFRQLVTAESSLSYFDLPFIFIFLIAIFIMSGSAAITVIIGIVIMILFCIYARYIYMQATSKSSRANAMVSYQWNEVLSNVSSIQKLPLLSVIKSRFNSALTQRLQDSHHVSVTNAKIQQLGSSFIQVIGTTTIVIAVTAVMAGDTNPGAMLAIIILVWKTLTPIMGIYNSLAKIDTIKASTAQINALMSLDDDKSRIEKSPPIHQFSGELSINGLSHRYQGINKGLTNLSFAIKSGNKVSVCAPSGSGKTTLMNILSGIEPRFQGRLLFDGYNVNQFNNFRFRNSICYVPFDMHLYHGTVHANYTMYNGYVPPAFIDEMLNFLDLLPYLPQGKKTLLSADFLSTLPDGIQRKLTLAIGIGYCRKRVVIMDEPFVGSEHENSKYLTSLFSEYLANSTVIFSTTSKSMVATSDQCLLLEKDGSQKFYGAPDKVLQAAPVMLT, encoded by the coding sequence ATGGATACATTAATTGCTTTTGATGAGATACAAGAACGTCTTCATCATTTCAAAAATGGGCATTTACAGACCCGATATTCTGAAAACCCATTACTGCTTGGACTCGCTTACACTTTAGTCACGCTTGAATGGGAAGGTACGCCTGACATTCTGTCTGATGCGTTTTTATCTGACAGTGAGCATGCGCTTTCATTTAATAAAACGCTGACTCGCCTTGACTATCAATGCATTGAAAGTGACATTACTCATGCCGATCAATTTCTAGAATTGGATTGCCCTAGTTTTATCTCTTTGCAAGATCAGAACTATATTTTATTAAACTTTGATGACGATATTCTCTACCTTTATGACTATGAAAATGACATCACCATAGAAAGTGAAGCTAAAGGAAAAATCTCAGCTAAAGTGTGTTCGATTTCTAAATATTCGCGTCTATTCAGAGAACCACCACCTGAATCACAAGATAAACGTAATTGGATAAAACACGTTTTTTATCACTACAACAATGAATTCAAGAGCCTTGCATTATTAAGCCTTTTAATTAGTTTATTAGGTACGCTTCAGCCTTTCTTTATTATGGGAGTGTATACCTTTGCCTTAACCGCTGGATCTACCTCTACGCTCTATTGGCTTGCTTCTGGAGCGGTCGTAATAGCGGGAATGGAATATCTATTTAAAAAACAACGTATGACCATTTTAAATACATCAGGCCAAGAGCTAGCCCGTTATATTTCTTATCAAGTCATCTCAAAACTACTATGGCTGCCGTATGCATTAACGTCTAATGCGGCAACGTCTTCTCAACTTGCTCGTTTGAAAGATATCGACCAATTCCGTCAGCTTGTCACCGCAGAATCTAGCCTGAGCTATTTTGATTTGCCTTTTATCTTTATTTTCTTAATTGCTATTTTCATTATGTCTGGCAGCGCCGCGATAACCGTTATTATTGGTATCGTTATCATGATCTTGTTTTGCATTTACGCACGCTATATTTATATGCAAGCCACATCAAAAAGCTCTAGAGCAAATGCAATGGTGTCTTATCAATGGAATGAAGTATTGAGTAATGTCAGTTCAATTCAAAAGTTGCCGCTACTGTCGGTCATTAAATCTCGTTTTAATTCAGCATTAACTCAGCGTTTACAAGATTCTCATCATGTTTCAGTAACCAATGCAAAAATACAGCAATTGGGCAGCAGTTTTATTCAAGTCATTGGCACTACAACCATTGTGATCGCTGTAACCGCAGTAATGGCGGGAGACACGAACCCCGGCGCCATGCTTGCCATCATTATCTTGGTTTGGAAAACCTTAACCCCAATCATGGGGATTTATAACTCCTTAGCAAAAATTGATACCATCAAAGCCTCAACCGCACAAATCAACGCATTAATGTCTTTAGATGATGATAAGAGTCGTATAGAAAAAAGCCCCCCGATTCATCAGTTCAGTGGTGAACTGTCCATTAACGGCTTATCTCATCGCTATCAAGGGATAAATAAAGGATTAACTAACCTCTCTTTTGCTATTAAATCAGGCAATAAAGTCTCTGTCTGTGCCCCATCAGGCAGTGGCAAAACAACATTGATGAATATTTTGAGCGGCATTGAACCTCGCTTTCAAGGTCGCTTATTGTTTGATGGTTATAACGTAAACCAATTTAATAATTTCCGGTTCAGAAACAGCATTTGTTATGTTCCTTTTGATATGCATTTATACCACGGTACGGTTCACGCCAATTACACAATGTACAATGGTTATGTTCCACCCGCTTTCATTGATGAAATGCTTAACTTTTTAGACTTATTGCCTTATCTTCCTCAAGGAAAAAAGACCCTATTAAGTGCTGATTTTCTTTCGACATTGCCAGATGGCATACAACGCAAACTCACTCTAGCGATTGGCATCGGATATTGCAGAAAAAGAGTCGTTATCATGGATGAACCTTTTGTCGGATCTGAGCATGAAAACAGTAAATATCTCACCTCATTATTCAGTGAATATTTAGCCAACAGCACCGTTATCTTTAGCACCACAAGTAAATCAATGGTAGCTACCTCTGATCAGTGTTTATTACTTGAAAAAGATGGCTCTCAAAAGTTCTACGGCGCACCCGATAAAGTCCTACAGGCTGCACCCGTGATGCTGACTTAA
- a CDS encoding glycoside hydrolase family 16 protein — MNKYDALLIVGLSSFTVEACDVDECEVSYFSESLKELNSDLFERAHHWSNGFPFLNRWEAGAIGFSEKGMNIELSDEPQSNEQYKYRSGELRSRHFYGYGCFSIEMKPISSPGIVTSFFLFSGKHDKYEGSNAKHNEIDIEFLGKNTHEIQFNFWTNNDEYLSKNSVLIPLEFDASKDFHQYAMLWQRDSIQWFVDGEMRYEVQQSKDNPIPDMADSRLKIMANVWPVDDELSSWAGKVNVLNQPLNSTYRNLSFQPINACGTK, encoded by the coding sequence ATGAATAAATACGATGCGTTATTAATTGTCGGATTATCTTCTTTTACTGTGGAGGCGTGTGACGTGGATGAGTGCGAAGTGAGTTATTTTTCTGAATCATTGAAAGAGTTAAACAGTGATTTGTTTGAAAGAGCACATCATTGGAGTAACGGTTTTCCATTTTTGAATCGATGGGAGGCCGGTGCAATTGGTTTTTCTGAAAAAGGAATGAATATTGAGTTGAGTGACGAGCCTCAGAGTAATGAGCAATATAAATATCGTTCAGGGGAGTTACGCAGTCGGCATTTTTATGGTTATGGTTGTTTTTCTATTGAGATGAAGCCTATTTCTTCTCCCGGTATTGTGACGTCTTTTTTCCTTTTCTCGGGTAAACACGATAAATACGAAGGGAGTAACGCCAAGCACAACGAAATTGATATTGAATTTTTAGGTAAAAATACGCATGAAATTCAGTTTAATTTTTGGACGAATAACGATGAATACCTTAGTAAAAACTCGGTGTTAATTCCATTAGAGTTCGATGCCTCTAAAGACTTTCATCAATATGCAATGTTATGGCAACGAGATAGCATTCAGTGGTTTGTGGATGGTGAAATGCGTTATGAAGTACAGCAATCTAAAGACAATCCAATTCCAGACATGGCTGATTCTCGCTTAAAAATCATGGCTAATGTGTGGCCTGTAGATGATGAGTTATCGTCGTGGGCAGGTAAAGTTAATGTGTTGAATCAGCCGTTAAATAGCACTTATCGTAATCTGTCTTTCCAGCCTATAAATGCGTGCGGAACAAAGTAA
- a CDS encoding DUF3131 domain-containing protein, with the protein MTPQIVEPEHLDERAVTDESTDLTPAFIQEDEGPHNFPIPLVLVELTRNEKLLAKKAQYYFDRNWNENTGFTDSVQGYHHVTMWDVASDISAQFSLEGLGLQSKEFTHRKLKRLLTTLLEAPLYQGKLPNREYSTKTGKPSGRYSNTKSNGNGWSALDIGRLLIWLHIIKQEKKELALLVDNIVSKWSLASSVHNKTLYGTKLRKQSEHYRQEGRLGYLQYAASGFALFGFDVSESYQKTDIDKVIIGGIPFYIDSRNMPFSTPDPYVLTRLELGEPTAWWDQLDTIYTLHKAKEKQTERLWVFGEDAMNQTPWFAYNNIFFYGKSWLSTSAGGKPIEVFQVFSNKVAFGLSVIYDDEYAERLVENVIANSLYSRSVPTGIYSDGLTNTAHNINTNSMILSALLYKRKNNSAMLHTNTKLNNKAVTVLADIKESDE; encoded by the coding sequence ATGACCCCGCAGATAGTTGAACCTGAACACCTTGATGAGCGTGCAGTGACTGACGAATCAACTGATTTAACGCCTGCATTTATTCAAGAAGACGAAGGCCCACATAATTTCCCTATTCCTTTGGTTTTGGTTGAATTGACCCGTAATGAAAAATTACTAGCAAAAAAAGCGCAATATTATTTTGATCGTAATTGGAATGAAAATACGGGATTTACCGATTCTGTTCAAGGCTATCACCACGTTACGATGTGGGATGTTGCCAGTGATATCAGTGCTCAGTTCTCACTTGAGGGCTTGGGTTTACAATCAAAAGAGTTCACTCATCGTAAATTAAAAAGGTTATTGACGACGTTGCTAGAAGCGCCTTTGTATCAAGGTAAATTACCTAATCGAGAATACAGCACCAAAACTGGAAAGCCATCAGGACGGTACAGCAATACAAAAAGCAATGGCAATGGATGGTCGGCTTTAGACATTGGCCGCCTGCTGATTTGGTTGCATATCATTAAACAAGAAAAAAAAGAATTAGCCCTGTTGGTAGATAATATCGTAAGTAAGTGGTCACTCGCTTCTTCAGTGCACAATAAAACCTTGTATGGCACTAAATTAAGAAAGCAAAGTGAACATTATCGCCAAGAAGGGCGTTTAGGGTATTTACAATATGCAGCTTCTGGTTTTGCTTTGTTTGGTTTTGATGTGAGTGAAAGTTACCAGAAAACAGACATCGATAAAGTGATTATTGGTGGCATTCCTTTTTATATTGATTCGAGAAACATGCCATTTTCAACGCCAGATCCCTATGTGCTCACTCGTTTAGAGTTGGGGGAACCGACAGCGTGGTGGGATCAGCTTGATACTATTTATACCCTGCATAAAGCAAAGGAAAAACAAACTGAAAGACTGTGGGTGTTTGGGGAAGATGCCATGAACCAAACACCATGGTTTGCTTACAATAATATCTTTTTTTACGGTAAAAGTTGGCTAAGTACTTCAGCGGGAGGAAAGCCAATAGAAGTCTTTCAGGTGTTCAGCAATAAAGTCGCCTTTGGGCTCAGTGTTATTTACGATGACGAATACGCTGAACGCTTAGTTGAAAATGTGATAGCCAATAGCCTGTACTCTCGCTCTGTTCCTACGGGAATATACAGCGATGGCTTGACCAATACGGCGCACAACATTAATACCAATTCAATGATTTTGTCTGCTTTGTTGTACAAGAGGAAGAATAATTCGGCGATGTTACATACCAACACTAAACTTAATAATAAGGCGGTAACGGTACTTGCTGATATTAAGGAAAGTGATGAATAA
- a CDS encoding type I secretion system permease/ATPase — MFKDKLKKSLSETKRDVSFALLFSCAINFLVLTLPIYSLQLFDRVLGSSSLDTLYALLFIAVFLLTAQAVIEYFRIALLQRSGLKLDVSISSIMLSESIRQSAISKNINKQGLQDLSEIRRFLLSPSSSAIFDMPWIPLFLGILFMLHPAIGLITLSGCVIFIILAIVMMHSAKESTIESNKVAAKTTLELNDYLRNASTLKAMGMAESIGKYWNKQNHKMLGLQWVVNSRIGQLLAISRYFRTILQVLILTIGVILALQQEIGTGAIIASSIIMGRVLSPFEQAVNGWKSWFSAFKAYQRLKNFSFIEEYAAKTTLPNPKGDILFQNVGLKLPHKKEPVLQNINFKLGHGNALAILGNSGSGKSTLASLLMGIHAPSVGSIKIDGAAIHLWPEKQFGQHIGYLPQQVGLLSGTIAENICRFTEATDEDIIAAARLTCIHKLIISLPQGYDTYLEEGGSSQLSGGQKQRIALARAIFSNPSILVLDEPNSNLDPEGEIALAIVLQYCKENKITVIMISHRPGFLRQMDWVISLKEGQVQKAGPSKLFLEEMSAIDNPNSVTVPKTA; from the coding sequence TTGTTTAAGGATAAGCTGAAAAAATCACTGTCAGAAACAAAGAGAGACGTATCGTTTGCCTTACTCTTTAGCTGTGCAATCAACTTTCTCGTACTTACGTTACCCATTTACAGTTTGCAGCTTTTTGACCGAGTGCTTGGTAGCTCTAGCTTAGACACCCTATACGCTTTATTATTTATTGCTGTTTTTCTTTTAACAGCACAAGCCGTTATCGAATATTTCCGTATTGCTTTGTTACAGCGTTCAGGCTTGAAACTCGATGTTTCTATTAGCTCCATCATGTTATCTGAAAGTATTCGACAATCAGCCATATCCAAAAATATTAATAAACAAGGTTTACAAGATCTGTCTGAGATAAGACGTTTCTTATTATCCCCTTCTAGCTCTGCTATTTTTGATATGCCGTGGATCCCTCTTTTCCTTGGTATTCTATTTATGCTCCATCCTGCGATTGGTTTAATCACCTTATCTGGCTGCGTTATTTTCATTATTTTAGCCATTGTCATGATGCATTCTGCCAAAGAATCAACCATTGAAAGTAACAAGGTCGCGGCAAAAACCACCTTAGAATTAAACGACTATCTCCGCAATGCATCAACACTAAAAGCCATGGGGATGGCAGAAAGCATTGGTAAATATTGGAATAAACAAAACCATAAGATGCTTGGTTTACAGTGGGTAGTAAATTCTCGTATCGGGCAGTTACTCGCCATCAGCCGCTATTTTAGAACTATTTTACAAGTGCTTATATTAACGATTGGGGTAATACTGGCATTACAACAAGAGATTGGAACGGGGGCTATAATCGCAAGTTCCATCATTATGGGGCGAGTACTTTCTCCTTTCGAACAAGCCGTTAATGGCTGGAAGTCATGGTTCAGTGCATTTAAAGCGTATCAGCGCCTTAAAAACTTCTCTTTTATTGAAGAGTACGCAGCAAAAACCACACTACCCAACCCTAAAGGTGACATTCTCTTTCAAAACGTGGGATTAAAACTGCCACATAAAAAAGAACCCGTTTTGCAAAACATCAATTTCAAATTAGGTCATGGTAATGCACTCGCTATTTTAGGCAATTCCGGTTCAGGTAAATCAACATTAGCGTCGTTATTAATGGGGATTCATGCGCCGAGTGTCGGTTCAATAAAAATAGACGGTGCCGCGATTCATCTTTGGCCAGAAAAACAATTTGGTCAACACATCGGATATTTACCGCAACAAGTCGGTTTATTATCCGGCACCATTGCTGAAAATATTTGTCGATTTACCGAAGCTACAGATGAAGACATCATCGCAGCCGCTCGTTTAACCTGTATTCATAAACTGATTATTTCTCTTCCTCAGGGCTACGATACCTACTTAGAAGAAGGGGGCAGTTCTCAACTCTCTGGTGGACAAAAACAACGTATCGCCTTAGCTCGAGCTATTTTTTCCAATCCCTCAATTCTTGTGTTGGACGAACCAAACTCAAACCTTGATCCCGAAGGTGAAATTGCGTTGGCTATTGTTCTGCAATACTGTAAAGAAAACAAAATCACCGTAATTATGATAAGCCACCGCCCTGGTTTTTTACGCCAAATGGATTGGGTGATCTCGTTAAAAGAAGGACAAGTTCAGAAGGCGGGGCCATCAAAACTATTTTTAGAAGAGATGTCTGCCATTGATAACCCTAACTCTGTTACTGTTCCTAAAACAGCGTAA
- a CDS encoding HlyD family type I secretion periplasmic adaptor subunit — MTQFSTTRIITLCSAFILLTIGGFVWWATTAQLSSASIANGSLIVESQRKKIQHLQGGWVKAIHVTEGQHVEKGDLLIELANTKADSDYYRLMLRSISLKATIERLQAELSDNNIVSWTEEYHDEANSADVMNILNNQTLQFQQFLLRNELRTNQYTQNKEQLTEQIRGSKSQLKSIKRQLQLVSKEINMMKGLVKKGYVSQTKMFEIQRHQASIESQREELQTKINVSTRQLTSLKQDFEAKDIELKQSLSSQSNQLEKEWLDTNQALITALDVRSRIKVRSEHTGTIVGLNIHSIGGVVNPGDIIMEIVPNNEQLIVQAIIKPEDIDVVRTGQTAKVRLNAYNVRKTPPITGTVIYVAADRLNKKGEKESGYLVKVQLLQEEITKLTNVELYPGMPTDVLILLENRTLWDYFTAPLFNSYYKAFREQ; from the coding sequence ATGACTCAATTTAGTACCACTCGTATTATTACTCTCTGCTCTGCCTTTATTTTATTAACCATAGGTGGGTTTGTTTGGTGGGCAACAACAGCGCAACTAAGCTCTGCATCTATCGCAAACGGTTCATTGATCGTCGAGTCTCAGCGTAAAAAAATTCAACATCTACAAGGTGGCTGGGTAAAAGCAATTCATGTCACTGAAGGCCAACATGTAGAGAAAGGCGACTTATTAATTGAGCTAGCGAACACTAAAGCTGATTCTGATTACTATCGCCTAATGCTACGATCTATTTCTTTAAAAGCAACCATTGAGCGACTTCAAGCCGAGTTAAGCGATAACAACATCGTATCATGGACAGAGGAATATCATGACGAAGCAAACAGTGCTGATGTCATGAACATTTTAAATAATCAGACACTTCAATTTCAGCAGTTTTTATTACGTAATGAGCTTCGAACTAACCAATACACTCAAAATAAAGAACAACTAACTGAACAAATTCGTGGTTCTAAATCCCAATTAAAATCCATAAAACGTCAGCTTCAATTGGTAAGTAAAGAAATTAACATGATGAAAGGGCTAGTAAAAAAAGGATACGTTTCCCAAACTAAAATGTTTGAAATACAACGCCATCAAGCCAGTATTGAATCTCAACGAGAAGAGCTACAAACTAAGATTAATGTCTCGACTCGTCAGTTAACCTCACTCAAACAAGATTTTGAAGCCAAAGACATTGAATTAAAACAGTCCCTTTCCTCTCAATCAAATCAGTTAGAAAAAGAATGGTTAGACACTAATCAGGCCTTAATAACGGCTCTAGATGTTCGATCACGCATCAAAGTAAGAAGTGAGCATACTGGCACTATTGTTGGTTTAAACATTCACAGTATTGGGGGAGTTGTTAATCCTGGCGATATTATTATGGAAATCGTACCAAACAATGAACAACTTATCGTTCAAGCCATTATTAAGCCCGAAGACATTGATGTAGTAAGAACAGGACAAACCGCAAAAGTAAGGCTAAATGCGTATAACGTCCGTAAAACACCCCCAATTACGGGAACCGTCATTTATGTCGCGGCGGATAGACTAAATAAAAAAGGGGAGAAAGAAAGCGGATATTTGGTGAAAGTTCAATTGCTTCAAGAAGAGATAACCAAACTCACTAACGTCGAACTTTATCCTGGGATGCCAACTGATGTTTTAATCTTATTAGAAAATCGGACGCTCTGGGATTACTTTACCGCACCGTTATTTAACTCTTACTACAAAGCATTTCGTGAACAATAA